One segment of Phaeacidiphilus oryzae TH49 DNA contains the following:
- a CDS encoding elongation factor G has product MAARATLNLGILAHVDAGKTSLTERLLHTAGVIDAVGSVDHGDTQTDTLALERQRGITIRSAVVSFPVDGVHVNLIDTPGHPDFIAEVERALAVLDGAVLVVSAVEGVQAQTRVLMRTLRRLGIPTLLFVNKIDRLGADPARVLAAITERLSPAAAELGSVDAAGTRDARFRPYADAGAAGAADHRRRLVELLAEDDDGLLAAYVEDRAVPYRRLRRALAEQTCRARVHPVLFGSAMTGAGVPELAAAVREFLPATEAGAETDAGAETDAGKDGPLSATVFKIERGPGGEKLVYVRIRSGTLRLRDRVRWAGSAEGQRVTAINVFDGGPARPGDAVSAGQIAKLSGLSAARVGDELGTGAGTEAGPGGRRHFAPPTLETVVVPRVPAERGALHLALAQLAEQDPLIGLRQDDLRQEISVSLYGEVQKEVVQATLAEEFGLAVSFRETTTICVERPVGTGRAAEYMDQGGNPFRATVGLRVEPGHAGSGVRFRLGVELGSMPHAFFRAVEESARATLGQGLYGWQVIDCTVTLTRTGFVPPPPYGWSKWSSSAGDFRALTPLVLMRALAEAGTRVHEPVHGFRLEAPSDLVPAVLPALSKLGAVPRSTETRGPISVLTGELPAAAVHPLEQRLPALTRGEGLLESAFTHYRAVPGAPPRRPRTDHNPLDRREYLRHAARHH; this is encoded by the coding sequence TTGGCAGCAAGGGCAACGCTCAATCTCGGCATCCTCGCGCACGTAGACGCCGGTAAGACCAGCCTGACCGAACGGCTGCTGCACACGGCCGGGGTCATCGACGCGGTCGGCAGCGTCGACCACGGCGACACCCAGACCGACACCCTGGCGCTGGAGCGGCAGCGCGGGATCACCATCAGGTCCGCCGTGGTCTCGTTCCCCGTCGACGGCGTCCACGTCAACCTGATCGACACCCCGGGCCACCCCGACTTCATCGCCGAGGTGGAACGGGCGCTCGCCGTCCTCGACGGCGCCGTGCTGGTGGTCTCGGCGGTCGAGGGCGTGCAGGCGCAGACCCGGGTGCTGATGCGCACGCTGCGCCGGCTGGGCATCCCCACCCTGCTCTTCGTCAACAAGATCGACCGCCTCGGCGCGGACCCGGCGCGGGTGCTCGCCGCGATCACCGAGCGGCTGTCGCCGGCGGCGGCCGAGCTGGGGTCGGTCGACGCGGCGGGCACCCGCGACGCCCGCTTCCGCCCGTACGCCGACGCCGGAGCCGCCGGCGCCGCCGACCACCGCCGACGGCTCGTGGAACTGCTCGCCGAGGACGACGACGGGCTGCTCGCCGCCTATGTCGAGGACCGCGCCGTGCCCTACCGGCGGCTGCGCCGGGCGCTGGCCGAGCAGACCTGCCGGGCCCGGGTCCACCCGGTGCTCTTCGGCTCCGCCATGACCGGCGCCGGAGTGCCCGAACTGGCCGCCGCCGTCCGGGAGTTCCTGCCGGCCACCGAGGCCGGTGCAGAGACGGACGCCGGCGCAGAGACAGACGCCGGGAAGGACGGTCCGTTGTCCGCGACCGTCTTCAAGATCGAGCGCGGACCCGGCGGCGAGAAGCTCGTCTACGTCCGGATCCGGTCCGGCACCCTCCGCCTCCGCGACCGGGTGCGCTGGGCCGGCAGCGCCGAGGGCCAGCGGGTCACCGCGATCAACGTGTTCGACGGCGGACCGGCGCGCCCGGGCGACGCGGTCTCCGCCGGCCAGATCGCCAAGCTCTCCGGGCTCTCCGCCGCCCGCGTCGGCGACGAACTGGGCACGGGTGCGGGCACGGAGGCGGGCCCGGGCGGCCGCCGCCACTTCGCACCGCCGACCCTTGAGACGGTCGTGGTCCCCCGCGTCCCGGCGGAGCGCGGCGCCCTCCACCTCGCCCTCGCCCAACTCGCCGAGCAGGACCCGCTGATCGGCCTCCGGCAGGACGACCTCCGGCAGGAGATCTCGGTCTCGCTCTACGGCGAGGTGCAGAAGGAGGTCGTCCAGGCCACTCTGGCCGAGGAGTTCGGCCTGGCCGTGTCGTTCCGCGAGACCACGACGATCTGCGTCGAGCGGCCGGTCGGCACCGGCCGGGCCGCCGAGTACATGGACCAGGGCGGCAACCCGTTCCGGGCCACGGTCGGCCTGCGGGTCGAGCCGGGGCACGCCGGCTCCGGCGTGCGGTTCCGGCTGGGGGTGGAACTCGGCTCGATGCCGCACGCCTTCTTCCGCGCGGTCGAGGAGTCCGCGCGCGCCACCTTGGGCCAGGGCCTGTACGGCTGGCAGGTGATCGACTGCACGGTGACCCTGACCCGCACCGGCTTCGTCCCGCCGCCACCGTACGGCTGGAGCAAGTGGTCGAGCTCCGCCGGGGACTTCCGGGCGCTGACGCCGCTGGTCCTGATGCGGGCCCTGGCCGAGGCGGGCACGCGGGTCCACGAGCCCGTCCACGGCTTCCGCCTGGAGGCGCCGAGCGACCTGGTACCGGCGGTGCTCCCCGCACTGTCGAAGCTGGGCGCCGTGCCCCGGAGCACCGAAACCCGCGGCCCGATCTCCGTACTGACCGGCGAGCTCCCGGCCGCCGCCGTCCACCCCCTCGAACAGCGGCTGCCGGCCCTGACCCGCGGTGAGGGCCTCCTGGAATCCGCCTTCACCCACTACCGCGCCGTCCCCGGCGCTCCCCCGCGCCGCCCGCGGACCGATCACAACCCCCTCGACCGAAGGGAGTACCTCCGCCACGCGGCCCGCCATCACTGA
- a CDS encoding FAD-dependent oxidoreductase: MTVDPEPVPSPRRVAVVGAGPAGLYAAEELVRQDRTEVRVDLFDRLPTPYGLVRYGVAPDHQKIKSIIRQLRRILDHPAIRFLGGVEFGTDVTRRDLLAHYDAVLYAAGASVGRRLGVPGEELPGCCSATDFVAWYSGHPDVTRPPLALDAERVAVVGAGNVALDVARVLTRSPAELERTDMPEPVLAALRGSAVREVVLLARRGPEHARFTAKELRELGALDGVEVAVDPAVLPASDAGAAVGVGGRGLDLVRAVQANLRVLGEFAARGKRGAPAPRRIELRFLARRTACWGSGGSPVWRSSAPSALRTAGRPAPAHTRPCGSARCCTPSATAARRWTAFPSTPSAGWWPTTRAGSRRRTAPSAPASTSAAGSAAGPPA; this comes from the coding sequence GTGACCGTCGATCCCGAGCCCGTGCCCTCACCCCGGCGGGTCGCCGTCGTCGGCGCCGGCCCCGCCGGGCTCTACGCCGCCGAGGAGCTGGTCCGCCAGGACCGCACCGAGGTCCGCGTCGACCTGTTCGACCGGCTGCCCACCCCTTACGGCCTGGTGCGCTACGGCGTGGCGCCGGACCACCAGAAGATCAAGAGCATCATCCGCCAGCTGCGCCGGATCCTCGACCACCCGGCGATCCGCTTCCTCGGCGGCGTCGAGTTCGGCACCGACGTCACCCGCCGGGACCTCCTCGCCCACTACGACGCGGTCCTCTACGCGGCCGGCGCCTCGGTCGGCCGGCGCCTCGGCGTCCCCGGCGAGGAGCTGCCCGGCTGCTGCTCCGCCACCGACTTCGTCGCCTGGTACAGCGGGCATCCCGATGTCACCCGGCCGCCGCTCGCCCTGGACGCGGAGCGGGTGGCGGTCGTCGGGGCCGGCAATGTGGCCCTCGACGTGGCCCGCGTCCTCACCCGCTCGCCCGCCGAACTCGAACGCACGGACATGCCGGAACCCGTCCTCGCGGCGCTGCGCGGCAGCGCGGTACGGGAGGTGGTGCTGCTCGCGCGGCGCGGCCCCGAGCACGCCCGATTCACCGCCAAGGAGCTGCGCGAACTCGGCGCCCTGGACGGGGTGGAGGTGGCTGTGGACCCGGCCGTGCTGCCGGCGTCGGACGCGGGTGCCGCCGTCGGGGTAGGCGGTCGCGGCCTCGATCTCGTCCGGGCCGTCCAGGCCAACCTCCGGGTCCTCGGCGAGTTCGCCGCGCGGGGGAAGCGCGGCGCCCCCGCCCCGCGCAGGATCGAGCTGCGCTTCCTGGCCCGCCGCACCGCGTGCTGGGGCAGCGGCGGGTCACCGGTCTGGAGATCGAGCGCACCGAGCGCACTCCGGACGGCGGGGCGGCCGGCACCGGCGCATACGAGACCCTGCGGGTCGGCGCGGTGCTGCACGCCGTCGGCTACCGCAGCACGCCGCTGGACAGCCTTCCCTTCGACGCCGAGCGCGGGGTGGTGGCCAACGACAAGGGCCGGGTCCAGGAGGCGGACGGCACCGTCTGCCCCGGCGAGTACGTCAGCGGCTGGCTCGGCCGCGGGCCCACCGGCGTGA
- a CDS encoding ferredoxin--NADP reductase domain-containing protein, which produces MANDKGRVQEADGTVCPGEYVSGWLGRGPTGVIGSNRHHSADVVALLLADLETLPVRRSADLAEILARRGRPATDLAGWDRIDAAERRLGAEHGRERTKITSWPALLRLARGGDAPAGPPVPGADDVGTDSGAHAEPASP; this is translated from the coding sequence GTGGCCAACGACAAGGGCCGGGTCCAGGAGGCGGACGGCACCGTCTGCCCCGGCGAGTACGTCAGCGGCTGGCTCGGCCGCGGGCCCACCGGCGTGATCGGCTCCAACCGGCACCACTCGGCGGACGTGGTCGCGCTCCTGCTGGCGGACCTGGAGACGCTGCCGGTCCGCCGGTCCGCGGATCTGGCGGAGATCCTGGCCCGGCGCGGGCGGCCGGCGACCGACCTGGCCGGCTGGGACCGGATCGACGCCGCCGAGCGGCGGTTGGGCGCGGAACACGGCCGGGAACGCACCAAGATCACCTCCTGGCCCGCGCTCCTCCGGCTCGCCCGGGGCGGGGACGCGCCGGCCGGCCCGCCGGTTCCGGGCGCCGACGACGTCGGCACCGACAGCGGCGCCCACGCGGAGCCCGCTTCCCCCTGA
- a CDS encoding PIG-L family deacetylase, with translation MNDRPLTLMAVHAHPDDEATGTGGVLARYAQEGIRTVLVTCTDGGCGDGPGGVKPGDPGHDPQAVAAMRLEELKASCEVLRIGHLETLGYADSGMMGWSTNDAPESFWRTPVEEGATRLAELFRHYRPDVVVTYDENGFYGHPDHIQANRITMAALAMTTAEMTPKVYWTTAPRSMMQRFGEVIREMGGDWEEPDPAETAEMPEIGLPDEEITTWVDTTEAGGQKFDALAAHASQGENIFFLKMGKERFTELMGVETFVRVHDTTGAPLPEDDLFAGLR, from the coding sequence ACGAGGCCACCGGAACGGGAGGGGTCCTCGCCCGCTATGCGCAGGAGGGCATCCGCACGGTCCTCGTCACCTGTACCGACGGCGGCTGCGGCGACGGGCCGGGGGGCGTCAAGCCGGGCGATCCAGGGCACGATCCGCAGGCCGTGGCCGCCATGCGGCTGGAGGAGCTCAAGGCGAGCTGCGAGGTCCTGCGGATCGGCCACCTGGAGACGCTGGGCTACGCCGACTCCGGGATGATGGGCTGGTCCACCAACGACGCCCCGGAGTCCTTCTGGCGGACGCCCGTGGAGGAGGGCGCCACCCGCCTCGCCGAGCTCTTCCGCCACTACCGTCCGGACGTGGTGGTGACCTACGACGAGAACGGTTTCTACGGCCACCCCGACCACATCCAGGCGAACCGGATCACCATGGCGGCGCTGGCGATGACGACGGCCGAGATGACACCGAAGGTCTACTGGACCACGGCACCGCGCTCGATGATGCAGCGGTTCGGCGAGGTCATCCGCGAGATGGGCGGCGACTGGGAGGAACCGGACCCGGCCGAGACCGCCGAGATGCCCGAGATCGGGCTGCCCGACGAGGAGATCACCACCTGGGTGGACACCACCGAGGCCGGCGGCCAGAAGTTCGACGCCCTCGCCGCCCACGCCAGCCAGGGCGAGAACATCTTCTTCCTGAAGATGGGCAAGGAGAGGTTCACCGAGCTGATGGGCGTCGAGACCTTCGTCCGCGTGCACGACACCACCGGCGCCCCCCTCCCCGAGGACGACCTCTTCGCCGGGCTGCGCTGA